In Plasmodium falciparum 3D7 genome assembly, chromosome: 1, the genomic stretch ATATAATTTCCATATGTTAAAAAgacaattttttaaaaatggtAAGAATATTATAGAGAGAAGTATcagaaaatgtaaaaaaaataattttagtaAATCGTATCATtcaattgtatatataaaaaatggagTCACTcaatatatgtgtaaaaataaaaaaagagggAGAggagaacaaaaaaaaaatataataataaataataaatatctaTTCCTTCTTAATAATTTCAtcgataaaaataaagataaaactTATTTATCTACATCATtagaaagaaaatatttgaaaaatcAAAAGGACGATGCCCACAAAATTTGGAAAAATAGAATAAAGAATTACAAAagcattaatatatatatgagtaAGATAGAAGAAAAATCAACTAAAGAGatagaaaataaagatgatatattaaataaggacaatataaataataaacatatatatgataataacaaagaaaatgatatatttaataaatataatacaaaacaatatgaaaaaataataaaaaagaaaaatattcattctatattattatgtggaGGTATAGGAAAAAGAACTGAATTGATCGGTCCTAAgcaatttttaaaattaaatgatatacctctgtttatatattcatttaatttgtttataaaatgtaatttaataaaatctcTTACTTTAGTATGTgataaaaaacatttttcaTGTATCATCCACAGTATAAATGTGTATAATCAActtcttttaaaaagaaaaatgataaactcctttttaaaaaatggaaacgataaattaaatataaatctgAAGGAATGTGATCAAGATGAAAAAGACAACATAAAAGATTTCTCTTcccaaaaaattaatttaggAGAAAATCATTTTAATGATGATAGTAATATAATAGATTATATACacaaaaatacatacattatatatgataatgaaaaaaataaatgtattctAGATATGCAAGAACTATTAAATGATTTGTCAAAAGATATAAAgataagaaagaaaaaagaaataaatgaaataaatgaaaaacatgaaaaaaatgaaatacatgaaaaaaatgaaaaacatgaaaaaaatgaaaaaaatgaaaaagatgaaaaagatgaaaaagatgaaaaagatgaaaaagatgaaaaacatataattcaaataaaacaaaaacatataaatgtcaatagatataaattattaaaaattgtaGAAAGTGGAAAAGAACGATTAGATTCCTTTTTAAATGCTATGAAATCAATAGATATAGAATTAGATAGTCAAATGTATATTTacgaattattaaaaaaatatatccaagggaaaaataataagaatgataat encodes the following:
- a CDS encoding 2-C-methyl-D-erythritol 4-phosphate cytidylyltransferase, putative; the protein is MHFVHTFIRCVLLIYFIKWNGYNFHMLKRQFFKNGKNIIERSIRKCKKNNFSKSYHSIVYIKNGVTQYMCKNKKRGRGEQKKNIIINNKYLFLLNNFIDKNKDKTYLSTSLERKYLKNQKDDAHKIWKNRIKNYKSINIYMSKIEEKSTKEIENKDDILNKDNINNKHIYDNNKENDIFNKYNTKQYEKIIKKKNIHSILLCGGIGKRTELIGPKQFLKLNDIPLFIYSFNLFIKCNLIKSLTLVCDKKHFSCIIHSINVYNQLLLKRKMINSFLKNGNDKLNINLKECDQDEKDNIKDFSSQKINLGENHFNDDSNIIDYIHKNTYIIYDNEKNKCILDMQELLNDLSKDIKIRKKKEINEINEKHEKNEIHEKNEKHEKNEKNEKDEKDEKDEKDEKDEKHIIQIKQKHINVNRYKLLKIVESGKERLDSFLNAMKSIDIELDSQMYIYELLKKYIQGKNNKNDNISYEFEDVNINKCNKNYNSNNDSMQNNNIKDKKEEKKKKIHITNILIHDGARPFLSEIDFFNLIYYSTLDKNVILGSKATDTIKLIQHEEENKKKTTSPFIKKTIDRDTIFQAQTPQIFDSKTLHNNILTYILPMKNNEKKIKQTNINIINDNNYPNSEQQHNKQFTDTSSLYQYFNKSKKKKIFVLQSNFPNFKVTTPEDVLHSFFLMKYIYNYKFIDIEESIFKDEYINSHSSYILKKQFNNFFFYDALNEKQKILYHKFYYSSK